A stretch of the Myxococcus guangdongensis genome encodes the following:
- a CDS encoding TonB family protein — translation MRFAIFALGAVLLGLTACGHSRPIPTLPASHGHLSRALAQYLNPRFEGTQVYLGVLAPPLSTDPSLVVTPSEAPAVFSEAQQVLAGRPTEQQVRQAYGDIAAACHQADLFQACDYLREQLEFPVRYSMVEHEFPQHVYRERILAIVVIHFIIDTAGRPRNIQVLESATHEITEAALKTAASMRFYPATLAGHPIENRYTLQMTTAHPGMDLTPTQELAWGIARVKSFPDSIQAWAHVARTLARDRPEDSGYEQALRRLNQLSPKYWWSATELGWLYAKVGRHDEAAPLARMGRREAPNNAYVLETSALVAFHQGRCQEAIQEQQEAIAKLPAEWPREEQERFQRALTAYQGQCPTGPTPMSPEAASTPGAAAPEGP, via the coding sequence ATGAGATTCGCAATCTTCGCCCTGGGCGCCGTGCTCCTGGGGCTCACCGCGTGTGGCCATTCGCGTCCGATTCCCACCCTGCCCGCGAGCCATGGACATCTGTCCCGGGCTCTCGCCCAATACCTGAATCCGAGGTTCGAGGGCACGCAGGTCTACCTCGGTGTGCTCGCGCCGCCCCTCAGCACCGACCCGAGCCTGGTCGTCACTCCTTCAGAGGCTCCCGCCGTCTTCTCCGAGGCCCAACAGGTCCTCGCGGGGCGACCCACGGAGCAACAGGTACGACAGGCCTACGGGGACATCGCCGCCGCATGTCATCAGGCGGATCTGTTCCAGGCCTGCGACTACCTGAGAGAGCAGCTCGAGTTCCCTGTGCGTTACTCCATGGTGGAGCATGAGTTTCCTCAGCACGTCTACCGTGAGCGCATCCTCGCAATCGTCGTCATCCATTTCATCATCGACACCGCGGGACGCCCCCGGAACATCCAGGTCCTGGAGTCCGCGACCCACGAAATCACCGAGGCCGCCCTCAAGACCGCGGCGAGCATGCGATTCTACCCTGCGACCCTCGCGGGTCATCCCATCGAGAATCGCTATACCCTCCAGATGACCACTGCCCATCCGGGCATGGACCTCACCCCCACTCAGGAGCTTGCGTGGGGCATCGCTCGTGTGAAGTCATTTCCCGACAGCATTCAGGCCTGGGCACATGTGGCGCGTACACTGGCGAGGGACCGACCCGAGGACTCAGGATATGAGCAGGCGCTGCGCAGGCTGAATCAGCTCAGCCCCAAATACTGGTGGAGCGCAACCGAACTGGGCTGGTTGTACGCGAAGGTCGGGCGTCACGATGAGGCGGCCCCGCTCGCCCGAATGGGACGCCGCGAGGCGCCCAACAACGCCTACGTGCTGGAGACGAGCGCCCTGGTCGCCTTCCACCAGGGGCGCTGCCAGGAGGCCATCCAGGAGCAACAGGAGGCCATCGCGAAGCTGCCCGCGGAGTGGCCTCGCGAGGAGCAGGAGCGCTTCCAACGCGCGCTCACCGCGTACCAGGGGCAGTGCCCGACCGGCCCCACGCCCATGTCACCCGAAGCTGCGTCGACACCCGGCGCGGCGGCTCCCGAGGGCCCCTGA
- a CDS encoding type III polyketide synthase, whose translation MHSATGQDSSSPYIRSVGRALPPHYASQEQLIAAFRELWATRHFNLERLEDLHRAVQVGGRYLALPIDAYRELVTFQQRNDAWIREATTLSEVVVRKTLEQAELTPSDVDHVFFVTVTGISTPSVEARLANRLRFREDFKRTPIFGLGCVAGAAGMARAADYLRAFPTHTALLVSAELCSLTLQREDLSIPNIIASGLFGDGAACAVLRGAQAPGARGPRVVASRSVFYPDTERTMGWDVVDSGFKVVLSAKVPQLVKDHIRGNVDGFLASHGLNRGDIRHWVAHTGGPKVLESFEQALELTPEALTRSWASLREVGNLSSSSVLFVLGETLEKADAKPGDWGLMMAMGPGFCAEMVLLRW comes from the coding sequence ATGCACAGCGCAACCGGCCAGGACAGCAGCTCGCCCTACATCCGCTCCGTGGGACGAGCGCTCCCGCCTCACTACGCCTCGCAGGAGCAGCTCATCGCGGCCTTCCGCGAGCTGTGGGCCACGCGCCACTTCAACCTGGAGCGCCTGGAGGACCTGCACCGCGCCGTCCAGGTCGGTGGCCGCTACCTGGCGCTGCCCATCGACGCCTACCGCGAGCTCGTCACCTTCCAGCAACGCAACGACGCCTGGATTCGCGAGGCCACCACCCTCAGCGAGGTGGTGGTGCGAAAGACGCTGGAGCAGGCGGAGCTGACGCCCTCGGACGTGGACCACGTCTTCTTCGTCACCGTGACGGGCATCTCCACGCCCAGCGTCGAGGCGCGGCTCGCCAACCGGCTGCGCTTCCGCGAGGACTTCAAGCGCACGCCCATCTTCGGCCTCGGCTGCGTCGCGGGCGCGGCCGGCATGGCGCGGGCGGCCGACTACCTGCGCGCCTTCCCCACGCACACCGCGCTCCTGGTGTCCGCGGAGCTGTGCTCGCTGACGCTGCAGCGCGAGGACCTGTCCATCCCCAACATCATCGCCTCCGGCCTCTTCGGCGACGGCGCCGCGTGCGCGGTGCTCCGAGGCGCCCAGGCCCCAGGGGCCCGGGGGCCCCGGGTGGTGGCCTCGCGCTCGGTCTTCTACCCGGACACCGAGCGCACCATGGGCTGGGACGTGGTGGACTCGGGCTTCAAGGTCGTGCTGTCCGCGAAGGTGCCCCAACTGGTCAAGGACCACATCCGCGGCAACGTGGACGGCTTCCTCGCGAGCCACGGTTTGAATCGCGGTGACATCCGTCACTGGGTGGCGCATACCGGCGGACCCAAGGTGCTCGAGTCCTTCGAGCAGGCCCTGGAGCTGACGCCGGAGGCGCTCACGCGCTCGTGGGCGTCGCTGCGCGAGGTGGGCAACCTGTCCTCGTCGTCGGTGCTCTTCGTGCTGGGCGAGACGCTGGAGAAGGCGGACGCGAAGCCGGGGGACTGGGGCCTGATGATGGCGATGGGGCCGGGCTTCTGCGCAGAGATGGTGCTCTTGCGATGGTGA
- a CDS encoding isoprenylcysteine carboxyl methyltransferase family protein gives MVTLTQAVFLVFMGALVLERLVELALSKRNAAWAFAQGGVETGQRHYRFMVVFHTLFLFACVAEVVLLHRPFPGAWGWAALGGALGAQALRYWAISTLGLRWNSRIIVVPGLHPVEGGPYRFLRHPNYVAVVLELACVPLIHGAWWTAVCFSVGNLVLLFVRIRAEEAALGDVYAKAFSHRPRFLPEVPRG, from the coding sequence ATGGTGACGCTCACCCAGGCCGTGTTCCTGGTGTTCATGGGCGCGCTCGTCCTGGAGCGGCTCGTGGAGCTGGCCCTCTCCAAGCGCAACGCGGCGTGGGCCTTCGCGCAGGGCGGGGTGGAGACGGGGCAGCGTCACTACCGCTTCATGGTGGTGTTCCACACGCTGTTCCTCTTCGCGTGCGTGGCGGAGGTGGTCCTGCTGCACCGCCCCTTCCCGGGCGCGTGGGGCTGGGCGGCGCTGGGCGGCGCGCTGGGGGCGCAGGCGCTTCGCTACTGGGCCATCTCCACGCTGGGCCTGCGGTGGAACTCGCGCATCATCGTCGTGCCGGGCCTGCACCCCGTGGAGGGGGGGCCGTACCGCTTCCTGCGCCACCCCAACTACGTCGCGGTGGTGCTGGAGCTGGCGTGTGTGCCGCTCATCCACGGCGCGTGGTGGACGGCCGTGTGCTTCTCGGTGGGGAACCTGGTGTTGCTCTTCGTGCGCATCCGCGCGGAGGAAGCGGCCCTGGGGGACGTGTACGCGAAGGCGTTCTCCCATCGTCCCCGTTTCCTACCGGAGGTGCCCCGTGGCTGA
- a CDS encoding acyl carrier protein: MAELELEVLAEIRRIAIEELEWKGEVEPGLDLVRDLQLDSLGLTVLAVGLENRFRIRLSEEDAQGVRTVGDLVSLVERRVLSTARVAAEVRS; encoded by the coding sequence GTGGCTGAGCTCGAACTGGAGGTCCTGGCGGAGATTCGTCGAATCGCCATCGAGGAGCTGGAGTGGAAGGGCGAGGTGGAGCCCGGGCTCGACCTCGTGCGCGACCTGCAGCTCGACAGCCTGGGGTTGACGGTGTTGGCGGTGGGGCTGGAGAACCGCTTCCGCATCCGCTTGTCGGAGGAGGACGCGCAGGGGGTGCGCACGGTGGGGGACCTGGTGTCGCTGGTGGAGCGGCGCGTGCTGTCCACCGCGCGCGTGGCGGCGGAGGTCCGTTCGTGA
- a CDS encoding fatty acyl-AMP ligase, whose product MLATTAGTDFRLTFVDAAEKETSLSWAEVYRRARRTAAGLLRLGVREGERVALLLPTSPAFMDAYFGALLAGAVPVPLYPPVRLGRLEEYHRATARMLQVTESCLVLTDSRVRLLLGPSVEKSRPRLGCHTVEDVSREDEGREVAVGAHALGLIQFSSGSTVDPKPVALTHGALLAQLRALEVAMPVSPDSPRVGVSWLPLYHDMGLIGCLLSALHYPGHLVLIPPEAFLARPALWLRAVSRHRGFISPAPNFAYGLCLKRVKDAELEGVDLSSWKHALNGAEPVSSETLQRFVERFERWGFSARALRPVYGLSEASLAVTFPPEGRGPRSLGVDPALLAREGRVEEGARRLVSVGAPVAGFEVEVRDEQGGVLPDKRVGQVFTRGPSLMSGYFGDAVSTRRALTLDGWLDTGDLGFVAEGELYLTGRAKDVVIIRGANHAPQSFEEPLQSVEGVRTGCAVALGFTPEGGQDEALLILAERGGTDADEAVEERIRASVVEATGVRAHTVRLLEPGTLPRTSSGKLRRTEALRRYLSGELSPPRKVGMVGMAVEMARSALAMARAEHDT is encoded by the coding sequence ATGCTCGCGACGACGGCCGGGACGGACTTCCGGCTGACGTTCGTGGACGCGGCCGAGAAGGAGACCTCGCTGTCCTGGGCGGAGGTGTACCGACGGGCGCGGCGCACGGCGGCGGGGCTGCTGCGCCTGGGCGTGCGCGAGGGGGAGCGGGTGGCGCTGCTCTTGCCCACCTCGCCGGCCTTCATGGATGCCTACTTCGGCGCGCTGCTGGCGGGCGCGGTGCCGGTGCCGCTGTATCCGCCGGTGCGGCTGGGGCGGCTGGAGGAGTACCACCGGGCGACGGCGCGGATGCTCCAGGTGACGGAGTCCTGCCTGGTGCTGACGGACTCGCGGGTGCGGCTGCTTTTGGGGCCGAGCGTGGAGAAGTCCCGTCCGCGCCTGGGCTGTCACACGGTGGAGGACGTGTCGCGCGAGGACGAGGGGCGCGAGGTGGCGGTGGGCGCGCACGCGCTGGGCCTCATCCAGTTCTCCTCCGGCTCCACGGTGGACCCGAAGCCGGTGGCGCTGACGCACGGGGCGCTGCTCGCGCAGTTGAGGGCGCTGGAGGTGGCGATGCCGGTGTCGCCCGACAGTCCGCGGGTGGGCGTGAGCTGGCTGCCGCTGTACCACGACATGGGGCTCATCGGCTGTCTGCTCTCGGCGCTGCACTACCCGGGGCACCTGGTGCTGATTCCGCCCGAGGCCTTCCTGGCGCGCCCCGCGCTGTGGCTGCGCGCGGTGTCCCGGCATCGGGGCTTCATCTCGCCGGCGCCCAACTTCGCGTATGGCCTGTGCTTGAAGCGGGTGAAGGACGCGGAGCTGGAGGGGGTGGACCTGTCGTCGTGGAAGCACGCGCTCAACGGCGCGGAGCCGGTGTCCTCGGAGACGCTGCAGCGCTTCGTGGAGCGCTTCGAGCGGTGGGGCTTCTCCGCGCGCGCGCTGCGGCCCGTGTATGGGCTGTCCGAGGCGTCGCTGGCCGTGACGTTCCCGCCGGAGGGGCGAGGTCCGCGCTCGCTGGGCGTGGACCCCGCGCTGCTCGCGAGAGAAGGCAGGGTGGAGGAGGGGGCTCGGCGGTTGGTGAGCGTGGGCGCGCCGGTGGCGGGCTTCGAGGTGGAGGTCCGCGACGAGCAGGGTGGGGTGTTGCCGGACAAGCGCGTGGGGCAGGTCTTCACGCGAGGGCCGTCGCTGATGAGCGGCTACTTCGGGGATGCGGTGTCCACGCGGCGCGCGCTGACGCTGGACGGGTGGCTGGACACGGGAGACCTGGGCTTCGTCGCGGAGGGGGAGCTGTACCTGACGGGCCGCGCGAAGGACGTGGTCATCATCCGCGGGGCGAACCACGCGCCGCAGTCCTTCGAGGAACCCCTTCAGTCGGTGGAGGGCGTGCGCACCGGGTGCGCGGTGGCGCTCGGCTTCACGCCCGAGGGTGGACAGGACGAGGCGCTGCTCATCCTCGCGGAGCGGGGTGGGACGGACGCCGACGAGGCCGTGGAGGAGCGCATCCGCGCGTCGGTGGTGGAGGCCACGGGCGTGCGTGCGCACACGGTGAGGTTGTTGGAGCCGGGGACGCTGCCGCGCACGTCGAGCGGGAAGCTGCGTCGGACGGAGGCGCTGCGGCGCTATCTCTCCGGAGAGCTGTCGCCGCCGAGGAAGGTGGGCATGGTGGGCATGGCGGTGGAGATGGCGCGCAGCGCGCTCGCCATGGCGCGGGCGGAGCACGATACGTGA
- a CDS encoding NAD(P)/FAD-dependent oxidoreductase, producing the protein MSRRYDVAVVGGGPAGLAVAIHAATRGLNTVVLERASLPADKACGEGLMPAGLAALERLGALTHLDRSQSAPFVGIRYVQEDGSTAEGLLPAPGGLGVRRVALAEALVTRAREVGAELRERTHVVSHRRVGDGVTLELVDGEVEARMLVAADGLASPLRRAEGLEMDAEGPRRFGLRRHFQLEPWSPYVEVHFAHGVEAYVTPAGARRVGLAFLWEDGGVEGRVGFETLLSRFPKLEARLSAATPDSQVRGAGPLARVARVRVADRFALVGDAAGYVDALTGEGLSLAFSCAESLGTLLPDALAKGAGRDVLQPYEARFQQVFRKYAWATRSLLMLARRPGLRRPIVRMLGHSPWLFERILHTVVG; encoded by the coding sequence GTGAGTCGTCGGTATGACGTCGCGGTGGTGGGGGGAGGTCCGGCCGGGCTCGCCGTGGCCATCCACGCCGCGACGCGGGGACTGAACACCGTGGTGCTGGAGCGCGCCTCGCTCCCGGCCGACAAGGCCTGCGGCGAGGGGCTCATGCCCGCGGGGCTCGCGGCCCTGGAGCGGCTGGGCGCGCTCACGCACCTGGACCGCTCGCAGAGCGCGCCGTTCGTGGGCATCCGCTACGTGCAGGAGGACGGCAGCACGGCGGAGGGCCTCCTCCCCGCGCCAGGGGGGCTCGGCGTGCGTCGGGTGGCGCTGGCCGAGGCGCTCGTCACCCGCGCGCGCGAAGTGGGCGCGGAGCTCCGCGAGCGGACCCACGTGGTGTCGCACCGCCGCGTCGGCGACGGCGTGACGCTGGAGCTGGTCGACGGCGAAGTCGAGGCGCGGATGCTGGTGGCCGCGGATGGGCTCGCCTCACCGCTGCGGCGCGCGGAGGGACTGGAGATGGACGCGGAGGGGCCTCGCCGCTTCGGCCTGCGCCGCCACTTCCAGCTCGAGCCCTGGTCCCCCTACGTCGAGGTGCACTTCGCGCACGGCGTGGAGGCCTACGTCACGCCCGCGGGAGCCCGGCGCGTGGGGCTCGCCTTCCTCTGGGAGGACGGAGGCGTGGAGGGACGCGTGGGCTTCGAGACGCTGCTCTCGCGCTTCCCGAAGCTCGAGGCGCGACTGTCCGCCGCGACGCCGGACTCCCAGGTGCGAGGCGCGGGGCCCCTGGCGCGCGTGGCCCGCGTGCGCGTGGCGGACCGCTTCGCCCTGGTGGGCGACGCCGCGGGCTACGTGGACGCCCTCACCGGAGAAGGGCTCTCCCTCGCCTTCTCCTGCGCGGAGTCGCTGGGCACGCTCCTGCCGGATGCGCTCGCGAAGGGCGCGGGCCGCGACGTGCTCCAGCCCTACGAGGCGCGCTTCCAGCAGGTGTTCCGCAAGTACGCCTGGGCCACGCGCTCACTCTTGATGCTGGCGAGGCGCCCCGGGTTGCGCCGCCCCATCGTCCGGATGCTCGGCCACAGCCCGTGGCTCTTCGAGCGCATCCTCCACACCGTCGTCGGGTGA
- a CDS encoding TetR/AcrR family transcriptional regulator, whose amino-acid sequence MTTRAKKAAAPKRRTYHHGDLRQALVDATLKLIATEDVGAVSLREVARRAGVTAAAPYHHFRDKDALLAAVAEEGYRALNARMDEAMTQARAPRLDTQLKALARCYARFAVEHPAHYRVMFRQEWSDEEKYAGIHTEGMRAYARLQELAREARAASGGKMDMDILAFTIWSWVHGLASLWNEGPLRKKSQSDSIEPLLERSSEMFVGWVLGKAP is encoded by the coding sequence ATGACGACCCGGGCGAAGAAGGCGGCGGCGCCCAAGCGGCGGACGTACCACCACGGGGATTTGCGGCAGGCGTTGGTGGACGCGACGTTGAAGCTCATCGCGACGGAGGACGTGGGCGCGGTGTCGCTGCGGGAGGTGGCCCGGCGCGCGGGCGTCACGGCGGCGGCGCCGTATCACCACTTCCGGGACAAGGACGCGCTGTTGGCGGCGGTGGCGGAGGAGGGCTATCGGGCCCTCAACGCGCGAATGGACGAGGCGATGACGCAGGCCCGGGCGCCGCGTCTCGACACGCAGCTCAAGGCGCTCGCGCGGTGCTACGCGCGCTTCGCGGTGGAGCACCCGGCGCACTACCGGGTGATGTTCCGCCAGGAGTGGAGCGACGAGGAGAAGTACGCGGGCATCCACACCGAAGGCATGCGTGCCTACGCGCGGTTGCAGGAGCTTGCGCGGGAGGCGCGCGCGGCCTCGGGCGGCAAGATGGACATGGACATCCTGGCCTTCACCATCTGGTCCTGGGTGCACGGGCTCGCGTCGCTGTGGAACGAGGGGCCGCTGCGCAAGAAGAGCCAGAGCGACTCGATTGAGCCGCTGTTGGAGCGCTCGTCGGAGATGTTCGTCGGGTGGGTGCTGGGCAAGGCGCCGTGA
- a CDS encoding SDR family oxidoreductase, with protein MRAFVTGSTGLLGNNVVRALVAGGHTVRALARSSTKARQVLGGLSGVEVVEGDMLDVKGFAAALEGCDVVIHTAAYFREYYAAGDHWPKLYAINVTATVALAEEAQKRGVKRFVDISSSGTVGAKADGSPGDESTPPAALLAGNLYFKSKVESERELNAFSARTGLDVVYILPGWMFGPGDAGPTAAGQLILDLAAGKMPALLEGGSCLVDARDVAEATLVAAQKGRSGERYLVGGEFVDLGTLARTIEAVSGIPAPRRVLPHALALVLGALGQTWARLTGGETALTVEGVRVMHAKLRVDSSKAKRELGVRFRPLEETLRDTVDWLREHKPQMAPAAKSPRVATSA; from the coding sequence ATGCGCGCATTCGTCACGGGCAGCACGGGGCTGTTGGGCAACAACGTGGTGCGGGCGTTGGTGGCCGGGGGGCACACGGTGCGGGCGCTGGCGCGCTCGTCGACGAAGGCGCGCCAGGTGCTCGGCGGGCTTTCCGGAGTGGAGGTGGTGGAAGGGGACATGTTGGACGTGAAGGGCTTCGCGGCCGCGTTGGAGGGTTGTGACGTGGTCATCCACACGGCGGCGTACTTCCGCGAATACTACGCGGCGGGAGACCACTGGCCGAAGCTGTATGCCATCAACGTGACGGCCACGGTGGCGCTGGCCGAGGAGGCGCAGAAGCGCGGGGTGAAGCGCTTCGTGGACATCAGCTCCTCGGGCACGGTGGGCGCCAAGGCGGACGGCTCGCCCGGGGACGAGTCGACGCCGCCCGCGGCGCTGCTCGCCGGCAACCTCTACTTCAAGAGCAAGGTGGAGTCGGAGCGCGAGCTCAACGCCTTCAGCGCGCGCACGGGCCTGGACGTGGTCTACATCCTGCCGGGGTGGATGTTCGGTCCCGGGGACGCGGGGCCCACCGCCGCGGGGCAGCTCATCCTGGACCTGGCCGCGGGGAAGATGCCGGCCCTGCTCGAGGGGGGCTCGTGCCTGGTCGACGCGCGCGACGTGGCCGAGGCCACCCTGGTGGCGGCCCAGAAGGGACGCTCGGGGGAGCGCTACCTGGTGGGCGGTGAGTTCGTGGACCTGGGCACGTTGGCCCGGACGATTGAAGCGGTGTCGGGCATCCCCGCGCCGCGCAGGGTGCTGCCCCACGCGCTGGCGCTGGTGCTGGGAGCACTGGGCCAGACGTGGGCCCGGCTGACGGGTGGGGAGACGGCGCTGACCGTGGAGGGGGTGCGCGTCATGCACGCGAAGCTGCGGGTGGACTCGTCCAAGGCGAAGCGGGAGCTGGGGGTGCGCTTCCGCCCGCTGGAGGAGACGCTGCGCGACACGGTGGATTGGCTGCGCGAGCACAAGCCCCAGATGGCGCCCGCCGCGAAGAGTCCTCGGGTGGCCACGTCCGCCTGA
- a CDS encoding MBL fold metallo-hydrolase → MSQASLARWFPASTALWGLLACAPLVGGCLFAGPSHRGPPMAHFDGEKFQNIGDAPMLSASELIGAALKEPRGAWREYEDLAPGRPPPERVGPGKLKVTLINHATVLIQADGVNVLTDPIYSERPSPVPWVGPKRVHPPGIRFEDLPPIDVVVVSHNHYDHMDLPTLRRLEAAHHPRFIVGLGNKALLDDEGFRHVEELDWWQATRVTPEVSVTAVPAQHRSNRGLTDQAETLWAGYVVSTTGGPAFFAGDTGFGPHFAMMAARFGPMRLSVLPIGAYRPRVLHTVHMGPREALDAHKVLSSSTSVAMHHNTFPMAFDGQDEAKFLLLRLLAREEVRPRFWALGFGEGRFVEPLPATPAAVASVCAAER, encoded by the coding sequence ATGTCCCAGGCGTCCCTGGCCCGTTGGTTCCCCGCATCGACCGCCCTGTGGGGTCTGCTCGCCTGCGCGCCGCTCGTGGGCGGCTGCCTCTTCGCGGGCCCCAGTCACCGGGGGCCGCCGATGGCGCACTTCGACGGGGAGAAGTTCCAGAACATCGGTGACGCGCCGATGTTGTCTGCCTCCGAGTTGATTGGCGCGGCGCTCAAGGAGCCTCGCGGCGCCTGGCGCGAGTACGAGGACCTGGCCCCCGGCAGGCCGCCGCCTGAGCGCGTGGGGCCGGGGAAGCTCAAGGTCACGCTCATCAACCACGCCACCGTGCTCATCCAGGCGGACGGGGTGAATGTGCTGACGGACCCCATCTACTCGGAGCGGCCCAGCCCGGTGCCGTGGGTGGGACCCAAGCGGGTGCATCCGCCGGGCATCCGCTTCGAGGACCTGCCGCCCATCGATGTCGTGGTGGTGAGCCACAACCACTACGACCACATGGACCTGCCCACGCTGCGCAGGTTGGAGGCGGCGCACCATCCGCGCTTCATCGTCGGGTTGGGCAACAAGGCGCTCCTGGATGACGAGGGCTTCCGTCACGTGGAGGAGCTGGACTGGTGGCAGGCCACGCGGGTGACGCCGGAGGTGTCGGTGACGGCGGTGCCCGCGCAGCACCGCTCGAACCGGGGGCTCACGGACCAGGCGGAGACGCTCTGGGCCGGGTACGTCGTGTCGACGACGGGCGGGCCGGCGTTCTTCGCGGGGGACACGGGCTTCGGTCCACACTTCGCGATGATGGCCGCGCGCTTCGGGCCCATGCGGTTGTCGGTGTTGCCGATTGGGGCCTATCGGCCGCGCGTGCTCCACACGGTGCACATGGGGCCGCGCGAGGCGCTGGACGCGCACAAGGTGCTCAGCTCGTCCACGTCCGTGGCCATGCACCACAACACCTTCCCCATGGCCTTCGACGGACAGGACGAGGCGAAGTTCCTGCTGCTGCGGCTGCTCGCGCGCGAGGAGGTGCGCCCGCGCTTCTGGGCGCTCGGCTTCGGCGAGGGGCGGTTCGTCGAGCCCCTGCCGGCGACCCCCGCCGCGGTGGCGAGCGTGTGCGCGGCGGAGCGGTAG
- a CDS encoding substrate-binding domain-containing protein produces the protein MWREQLVLVGPPGAKGKTFPRLEAFEDLTFVTYDECEYVFGKWFEGHYGRQPRSMRGTYHFEELEEVVSTVAAGHGWSILPDHCVAQAARQGAVVIAPAPGRKQVTNLIYSVQRANAPENPAALRLIDALRTASEPPHSSAPRSKPRRRSARGRRHDRA, from the coding sequence GTGTGGCGAGAACAGCTCGTGCTCGTCGGGCCCCCGGGAGCCAAGGGGAAGACCTTCCCCCGACTCGAGGCCTTCGAGGACCTGACCTTCGTCACCTATGACGAGTGCGAGTACGTCTTCGGCAAGTGGTTCGAGGGGCACTACGGACGACAGCCCCGCTCGATGCGCGGCACGTACCACTTCGAGGAGCTCGAGGAGGTGGTGAGCACGGTGGCCGCCGGCCACGGCTGGTCCATCCTTCCTGACCACTGCGTCGCCCAGGCCGCGCGCCAGGGCGCCGTCGTCATCGCTCCGGCGCCCGGCCGCAAGCAGGTCACCAACCTCATCTACTCCGTGCAACGCGCGAACGCGCCCGAGAACCCCGCCGCGCTCCGACTCATCGACGCGCTGCGCACCGCCAGCGAACCGCCACACTCCTCCGCGCCACGAAGCAAGCCACGTCGCCGCTCCGCTCGCGGAAGGCGGCACGACCGCGCCTGA